A window of Gemmatimonadota bacterium genomic DNA:
ATGCACGGGAATGGCGAGCCTCATCGGCCGCATGTTGCGTATCACCATCAGAATGGCAAGCCGTGGGTTGGCGGTGTGACTGTGGCGTGGCAATTGCACGATTGCAAAGAGGGGATGGGTGGGTTTGCCTGTGTGCCTTCCAGCCATAAGGCGATGTTTCCCACGCCAAAAGGCGTGAGTACAGGAGACGACGATATGGGCTTGATCAAGCAGCCCGTGGTGGAAGCCGGCGATGTTATATTTTTTATGGATAGCGCGCAAGCTCACGGTGCAACACCGTGGAAGTTGGATTCGACGCGGCGGTCCATTTTGTTCAAATACACAGCGCGCACCTGTGTGCGCAGCGGTCTTGCGCAGGAGGTGTCGCCGCCGGAGATTTATTGGGATCAAGAAATTGTGGAGGGGATGACGGCGGAGCAGTTGTCGGTTATGTATGGTCCCTATTCCAATCACAGGGGCCGCGTGCCATTTCTGGAGGTCTGTGATGATGGGGTCGTGCGGATAGAGGCTTAGTATTAAGAAAAGGAGCGTTTTACCATGGGTAACAATCTTTATACAGTGAGTGAAGAGGAGAAGTACTTTTTTGACCTGCGCGGTTATCTGGTCGTGCGGGGTGCTCTGTCTGCGGATGAGGTCAAGGTGTGCAATGATGCGATTGATCACTACGGGGATGAGATCAGGACGCGGTCTATTGAAGATGGCGGCCTGGCGCGGGGTTCTTCCGTGCTTACGGGGAAAGAGGGCAGGCGTGAGCTTACGGGGATGTTGGGCTGGCCCGAACCCTATCGCGAGCCGTTTCGGAAGTTGCTGGTTCATCCGGTTGTGGTGAGTCGTTTAAATGAGTTTAGCGGTAAGGGTTTTCGCCTGGATCACGGGCCGCTGTTGATTAGCGCGCACAAGGGTGCAGAGGGTCATACACTGCACGGCGGTGGCGAGCCGTTTAGCCAGTCGGTGTGGTATCACCAGCAGAATGGGAAGATTTTCTGTCGGGGTATTACTGTGGCGTGGCAGTTGACGGATGTCAATGAGGGCGATGGTGGTTTTGCCTGTGTGCCGGGGAGCCATAAGACAGCCGAGCCTACACCCGCTGAGGTGCGTTCTGTAGAGGACGATATGGGGCTGGTCTATCAACCGGTGATGCAGGCGGGCGATGTGCTGTTTTTTGCGGAGACGATGACGCATGGTACGCTGCCGTGGCGCAGCGATGGCGAGCGGCGTTCTGTGCTTTATAAGTACGCTTCTCGCGCCGCGGCTCGCGCTGTGGGTAAGTATTTTACGCCCGAGGATCGCTATGGCGATTGGGTCAGTGAGTTGACACCAGAACAACAGGCTGTTTTGTACGGTCCCGGGGTCCACCACGGGGGCCAGCTGCCCCTGTTAGAGTCCGATGGCGAGACTACGCGGGTTGTGTCGTAGGGGGCGGTCCCTGTGCCGTCCCTCACAAGGAGCAAATCATGGATGCCAAAGAGCGATACTACTGGGATGTGACGGGGCATCTGGTGGTGCGCGATGTTCTGTCGCAGGAAGAGTTGGATGCGGTGAACAATGTGCTGAATTATGTTATTGGTACTGGTATTGTTCACCAGAGCGAGGATAATCACGGGGCAGCAGATTCTACGTTTTTGCGGGGGACTGGTTCGCGCTGGGCACACGGTACCAGTTTGCTGGAGTTGCCCCGGCCGTATTGCGATCCTGTTCGCAATTTGTTGGCTCATCCGGTTGTTGTGAAGTATTTGAATGTGATGTGTGGGAAGGGTTTCAGGCTGGATCACGGTCCCCAGTTCAATAATGCGGTGAAGGG
This region includes:
- a CDS encoding phytanoyl-CoA dioxygenase family protein, translating into MNARERYFWDLTGYLVVKGVLSEEEVARANDIVDRYWDRVEVGESKARKSVAFAGTGRPMLPGILEFPEPDCDPFREMLAHPVLVKYLNVMCGKGFRLDHGPMFIVSNKGTSGHTMHGNGEPHRPHVAYHHQNGKPWVGGVTVAWQLHDCKEGMGGFACVPSSHKAMFPTPKGVSTGDDDMGLIKQPVVEAGDVIFFMDSAQAHGATPWKLDSTRRSILFKYTARTCVRSGLAQEVSPPEIYWDQEIVEGMTAEQLSVMYGPYSNHRGRVPFLEVCDDGVVRIEA
- a CDS encoding phytanoyl-CoA dioxygenase family protein, whose protein sequence is MGNNLYTVSEEEKYFFDLRGYLVVRGALSADEVKVCNDAIDHYGDEIRTRSIEDGGLARGSSVLTGKEGRRELTGMLGWPEPYREPFRKLLVHPVVVSRLNEFSGKGFRLDHGPLLISAHKGAEGHTLHGGGEPFSQSVWYHQQNGKIFCRGITVAWQLTDVNEGDGGFACVPGSHKTAEPTPAEVRSVEDDMGLVYQPVMQAGDVLFFAETMTHGTLPWRSDGERRSVLYKYASRAAARAVGKYFTPEDRYGDWVSELTPEQQAVLYGPGVHHGGQLPLLESDGETTRVVS